The following coding sequences lie in one Candidatus Nitrospira allomarina genomic window:
- the proB gene encoding glutamate 5-kinase: MREQVLAACKRIVVKVGSSLVASSQGGLRLDRINRLAQELGTLQAQDRQIVVVSSGAIVAGISHLAIFSYPAELPLQQAAAAVGQSRLMRAYEMAFEETKNKIAQVLLTHQDLSDRRRFLNARHTLNTLIQLRVIPIINENDTVAIEEIKFGDNDTLAGEVAHLVDADLLVILSDVDGLYSQDPHLNPSAELIPLVCNVTKDIEDLAGTSRTQASRGGMVTKIRAAKQAGRFGVPTLLLNGETPHALEDVLNGKPGGTFFVSDQSPLTSRKQWIAYTLRPKGEVRLDEGAVAALTLRGKSLLPSGILDITGIFLTGDPITCATREGMPFAQGLTNYSAETLHRIKGKKTSDIRQLLGSLEYEEVIHRDNLVLTKHQVS, from the coding sequence ATGCGCGAGCAAGTGCTAGCCGCGTGCAAGAGGATCGTCGTCAAAGTAGGAAGCAGCCTGGTGGCTTCCTCGCAAGGCGGTCTTCGTCTCGACCGCATCAACCGTTTAGCCCAGGAATTGGGCACCCTCCAGGCTCAGGATCGACAAATTGTCGTGGTTTCTTCCGGAGCCATCGTTGCGGGCATCTCACACCTCGCCATTTTTTCCTATCCCGCTGAATTACCTCTTCAGCAAGCCGCCGCTGCCGTCGGACAAAGCCGGCTCATGCGAGCCTATGAGATGGCGTTTGAAGAAACGAAAAATAAAATTGCCCAAGTCCTCTTAACTCACCAGGATTTATCCGACCGTCGACGATTCCTGAATGCCCGCCATACCCTCAATACCCTTATTCAACTGAGGGTCATTCCGATTATTAATGAAAATGACACCGTAGCTATCGAAGAAATCAAATTTGGTGACAATGATACCCTCGCAGGGGAAGTGGCCCACTTAGTGGACGCAGATCTGCTGGTGATTTTATCAGATGTCGATGGGCTCTATAGCCAGGATCCTCACCTCAATCCTTCGGCAGAATTAATTCCTCTGGTTTGCAACGTCACCAAGGACATTGAAGACCTCGCCGGAACTTCCCGAACACAAGCCAGCCGCGGAGGCATGGTCACCAAGATCAGGGCCGCCAAACAGGCAGGACGCTTCGGCGTTCCGACCCTTTTATTAAATGGAGAAACTCCCCATGCGTTGGAAGATGTCCTGAACGGAAAGCCCGGGGGAACATTCTTTGTGTCAGACCAATCACCCCTAACCAGTCGAAAACAGTGGATTGCCTATACGCTTCGACCAAAAGGGGAGGTCCGGTTAGACGAAGGAGCGGTGGCCGCCCTCACCCTTCGAGGAAAAAGCTTATTACCCTCAGGCATTCTGGACATCACAGGCATCTTTCTGACAGGAGACCCCATTACCTGCGCCACCCGGGAGGGAATGCCGTTCGCGCAGGGACTCACCAATTATTCTGCCGAAACTCTTCACCGTATCAAGGGGAAAAAAACATCAGA
- the obgE gene encoding GTPase ObgE: MFIDQARIFIKAGDGGTGHCSFRREKFAEFGGPNGGDGGDGGDVVFVASNRVSTLLDLRYQKHYEATSGVRGLKTNCHGANGSDIVIPLPVGTLVKTEDGEIIADLIAEGQTAIVAKGGKGGKGNARFATSTNRAPRQFEPGTPGEERWVNLELKLLADVGLVGFPNAGKSTLISAISSAHPEIASYPFTTLRPHLGVVEWMEHSSFVVADIPGLIEGAHEGKGLGIKFLRHIQRTAFLLYLVDITEWIAEDPVEIVETLQRELQAFDPELLERPFAIVATKIDSQGNGQHLEALREYCSAHHFPFFPISAVTREGLPSLVTYLGKAVLEAKTSCASKC; the protein is encoded by the coding sequence ATGTTTATCGATCAAGCACGAATATTTATCAAAGCTGGTGACGGTGGAACCGGACACTGCAGCTTTCGACGGGAAAAATTTGCCGAGTTTGGCGGTCCCAACGGTGGCGACGGCGGGGATGGAGGAGACGTGGTCTTTGTGGCCTCCAACAGAGTCTCAACATTGCTCGACCTGCGATATCAAAAACATTATGAGGCTACTTCCGGCGTCAGAGGCCTCAAGACCAATTGCCATGGAGCCAATGGCTCCGATATCGTGATTCCCCTTCCTGTCGGAACTCTCGTGAAAACCGAAGACGGTGAAATCATCGCCGACCTTATTGCGGAAGGACAGACCGCCATCGTGGCCAAAGGAGGTAAAGGCGGAAAGGGGAATGCACGTTTTGCCACGTCAACGAATCGAGCGCCACGTCAATTTGAGCCAGGGACTCCCGGCGAAGAGCGATGGGTGAATCTGGAATTGAAATTGTTAGCCGATGTCGGCTTAGTGGGCTTTCCTAACGCAGGTAAATCAACATTGATTTCAGCGATTTCTTCTGCACACCCGGAAATTGCGAGTTATCCCTTCACCACCCTGCGGCCTCATTTGGGAGTGGTGGAATGGATGGAACATTCTTCGTTTGTTGTAGCCGATATTCCAGGATTGATCGAAGGCGCTCATGAGGGGAAAGGGTTAGGAATTAAATTTCTGCGACATATCCAGCGAACCGCTTTTTTGTTATATCTGGTCGACATTACCGAATGGATTGCAGAAGATCCCGTCGAGATCGTTGAAACCCTACAAAGGGAACTCCAGGCCTTTGACCCGGAACTCCTTGAACGGCCATTTGCCATCGTAGCTACAAAAATTGATTCTCAGGGAAACGGCCAGCACTTGGAAGCCCTTCGGGAGTATTGCAGCGCACACCACTTTCCGTTCTTTCCCATTTCGGCCGTGACCAGGGAAGGCCTTCCATCACTCGTGACCTATTTAGGGAAAGCCGTTCTGGAAGCAAAGACCTCATGCGCGAGCAAGTGCTAG